A part of Neovison vison isolate M4711 chromosome 8, ASM_NN_V1, whole genome shotgun sequence genomic DNA contains:
- the FOXN2 gene encoding forkhead box protein N2 yields the protein MGPVIGMTPEKRAETPGAEKVAGLSQIYKMGSLPEAVDAARPKATVVDSESADDELTNLNWLHESTNLLTNFSFGSEGLPIVSPLYDIEGDDVPSGGPPCYQNPEKKSATAKPPYSFSLLIYMAIEHSPNKCLPVKEIYSWILDRFPYFATAPTGWKNSVRHNLSLNKCFQKVERSHGKVNGKGSLWCVDPEYKPNLMQALKKQPFSSALTFYTPPASPQSGSLSPHFLNSVLKQNQVRTLKESDIDAATAMMLLNTSIEQGILECEKPLPLKTAMQKKRSYSNAFNHASTVRLQESDSSATSIDPKEDHNYSASSVAAQRCASRSSVSSLSSVDEAYDFIPKSSHVGSDGSEGFRSEEDTDVDYEDDPLGDSGYASQACADTSDKGQPGKKMRKQLCQEIDEELKEAAGSLLHLAGIRTCLGSLISTAKTQNQKQRKK from the exons ATGGGTCCAGTAATTGGAATGACTCCAGAAAAGAGAGCTGAAACTCCAGGAGCTGAAAAGGTTGCAGGATTAAGCCAGATTTACAAAATGGGAAGCTTGCCTGAAGCTGTTGATGCTGCCAGGCCAAAGGCCACTGTAGTGGACAGTGAGTCAGCAGATGATGAACTCACAAACTTGAACTGGCTTCATGAAAGTACTAATCTTCTAACAAACTTCAGCTTTGGAAGTGAGGGTCTTCCAATCGTTAGTCCGTTGTATGACATAGAGGGAGATGATGTGCCATCCGGAGGACCACCTTGCTATCAgaacccagaaaaaaaatcagcaactGCAAAGCCCCCATACTCCTTTAGTCTTCTCATTTACATGGCTATTGAACACTCTCCAAATAAATGTTTGCCTGTCAAAGAAATTTATAGCTGGATTTTGGACCGCTTCCCATATTTTGCCACTGCACCAACAGGCTGGAAGAATTCTGTCCGACATAATCTGTCCCTgaataaatgttttcagaaaGTGGAAAGAAGCCATGGCAAG gttaATGGGAAAGGTTCCTTATGGTGTGTTGATCCAGAATATAAACCCAACCTTATGCAGGCACTGAAGAAGCAACCTTTTTCCTCAGCATTGACATTTTACACCCCTCCTGCATCTCCACAAAG tgGCTCTTTATCACCTCACTTCTTAAACTCTGTACTCAAGCAGAACCAGGTGCGAACCCTCAAAG AATCTGATATTGATGCTGCCACTGCAATGATGCTTTTAAATACTTCTATAGAACAAGGAATTTTAGAAT GTGAGAAGCCTCTTCCTCTTAAAACAGCAATGCAAAAAAAGAGGAGTTACAGCAATGCCTTTAATCATGCCAGTACTGTGCGATTGCAAGAGAGTGATTCTTCGGCCACGAGCATTGATCCAAAAGAAGACCACAATTACAGTGCGAGTAGCGTGGCAGCACAGCGCTGTGCATCCAGGTCTAGCGTGTCTTCTCTGTCCTCCGTGGATGAGGCATATGATTTCATCCCAAAGAGTAGCCATGTGGGAAGTGATGGCAGTGAAGGATTTCGCAGTGAAGAAGATACAGATGTTGATTATGAAGATGATCCTCTTGGAGACAGTGGCTATGCATCACAGGCTTGTGCAGATACCTCTGACAAAGGACAGCCAGGCAAAAAGATGCGCAAACAGTTATGTCAAGAAATTGATGAGGAGCTCAAAGAGGCAGCTGGATCTCTGCTCCACCTTGCTGGAATCCGTACATGTCTGGGTTCCCTAATAAGTACTGCAAAGACACAAAATCAAAAGCAgcggaaaaaatag